In Streptomyces sp. NBC_01551, one DNA window encodes the following:
- the aceA gene encoding isocitrate lyase — protein MADTNTTAAAEQLKQRWADDARWAGIERTYTAEDVVRLSGSVREEHTLARRGAERLWRQLHERDYVHALGALTGGQAVQQVRAGLQAIYLSGWQVAADANQAGHTYPDQSLYPVNSVPQVVRRINNALLRADQIATAEGGADTTDWLAPIVADAEAGFGGPLNAFELTKAMIAAGAAGIHYEDQLASEKKCGHLGGKVLVPTSQHIRTLNAARLAADIADTPTVIIARTDALAANLLTSDVDERDAEFVTGERTAEGFYRVRNGMAPVIARGLAYAPYADLIWVETGTPDLAQAREFAEAIHARYPDQMLAYNCSPSFNWKAALDDDQIAKFQRELGAMGYRFQFITLAGFHSLNHGMFDLARGYAEHGMTAYVDLQEREFAAQEHGFTAVKHQREVGTGYFDLVSTAVNPASSTTALAGSTEEEQFH, from the coding sequence ATGGCAGACACGAACACGACGGCGGCGGCCGAGCAGCTGAAGCAGCGGTGGGCCGATGACGCGCGGTGGGCGGGCATCGAGCGGACGTACACCGCCGAGGACGTGGTCCGGCTCTCCGGCAGCGTCCGCGAGGAGCACACCCTGGCCCGGCGCGGCGCCGAGCGGCTGTGGCGCCAGCTGCACGAGCGGGACTACGTCCACGCGCTCGGCGCGCTGACCGGCGGCCAGGCCGTCCAGCAGGTCCGGGCCGGCCTGCAGGCCATCTACCTCTCGGGCTGGCAGGTCGCCGCCGACGCCAACCAGGCCGGGCACACCTACCCCGACCAGAGCCTCTACCCGGTCAACTCGGTGCCCCAGGTGGTCCGCCGGATCAACAACGCGCTGCTGCGCGCCGACCAGATCGCCACCGCCGAGGGCGGCGCCGACACCACCGACTGGCTGGCGCCCATCGTCGCCGACGCGGAGGCCGGATTCGGCGGTCCGCTCAACGCCTTCGAGCTCACCAAGGCCATGATCGCGGCGGGCGCGGCCGGCATCCACTACGAGGACCAGCTCGCCTCCGAGAAGAAGTGCGGCCACCTCGGCGGCAAGGTGCTCGTGCCCACCTCGCAGCACATCCGCACCCTGAACGCGGCCCGCCTCGCGGCCGACATCGCCGACACCCCGACCGTGATCATCGCCCGTACGGACGCCCTCGCCGCGAACCTGCTGACCAGCGACGTGGACGAGCGCGACGCCGAGTTCGTCACCGGCGAGCGCACCGCCGAGGGCTTCTACCGGGTGCGGAACGGCATGGCTCCCGTCATCGCCCGCGGCCTCGCCTACGCCCCGTACGCCGACCTGATCTGGGTGGAGACCGGCACCCCGGACCTGGCCCAGGCCCGCGAGTTCGCCGAGGCGATCCACGCGCGGTACCCGGACCAGATGCTGGCCTACAACTGCTCCCCGTCCTTCAACTGGAAGGCGGCCCTGGACGACGACCAGATCGCCAAGTTCCAGCGCGAGCTCGGCGCCATGGGCTACCGCTTCCAGTTCATCACCCTCGCCGGGTTCCACTCCCTCAACCACGGCATGTTCGACCTGGCGCGCGGCTACGCCGAGCACGGCATGACCGCGTACGTGGACCTCCAGGAGCGCGAGTTCGCCGCGCAGGAGCACGGCTTCACCGCCGTCAAGCACCAGCGCGAGGTCGGCACCGGCTACTTCGACCTGGTCTCCACCGCCGTCAACCCCGCGTCCTCGACCACGGCGCTCGCCGGCTCCACCGAGGAAGAGCAGTTCCACTAG
- a CDS encoding acyl-CoA dehydrogenase family protein, whose protein sequence is MTAVTTTLLTKDQLALAEVTLDFAQEQLAPHAIAWDQDKHFPVEVLRRAAALGLAGIYVREESGGSGLTRTDGVLVLEVLATGCPSIAGYLSIHNMVAWMIDRYGDRDQRARWLPGLCSAATLGSYCLTEPGAGSDAAALRTRAERDGDHYVLTGVKQFISGAGASDVYIVMARTGGAGPGGVSAFVVERGDPGLSFGPNERKMGWNAQPTRQVVLDGVRIPADRRLGAEGEGFRIAMNGLNGGRLGIAACSLGGAQSALDRSLVHLTDREAFGARLIDAQALRFRLADMATELTAARALVRTAAEALDRGDPQAAQLCAMAKRFATDTGFSVADRALQLHGGYGYLSEYGIEKIVRDLRVHQILEGTNEIMRVIVARGLTENLR, encoded by the coding sequence GTGACCGCCGTGACCACGACCCTGCTCACCAAGGACCAGCTCGCCCTGGCCGAGGTCACCCTCGACTTCGCCCAGGAACAGCTGGCCCCGCACGCCATCGCCTGGGACCAGGACAAACACTTCCCCGTCGAGGTGCTGCGCCGCGCCGCCGCCCTCGGGCTCGCGGGCATCTACGTACGCGAGGAATCCGGCGGCTCCGGCCTCACCCGCACCGACGGCGTCCTCGTCCTGGAGGTGCTGGCCACCGGCTGCCCCTCCATCGCCGGCTACCTCTCCATCCACAACATGGTCGCCTGGATGATCGACCGGTACGGGGACCGGGACCAGCGCGCCCGCTGGCTGCCCGGCCTCTGCTCCGCCGCCACCCTGGGCAGCTACTGCCTCACCGAGCCCGGCGCCGGCTCCGACGCGGCGGCCCTGCGCACCCGCGCCGAACGGGACGGCGACCACTACGTCCTGACCGGTGTGAAGCAGTTCATCTCCGGCGCAGGCGCCTCCGACGTGTACATCGTGATGGCCCGCACCGGCGGGGCCGGCCCGGGCGGGGTCTCCGCCTTCGTCGTCGAACGCGGCGATCCGGGACTGTCGTTCGGCCCGAACGAACGCAAGATGGGCTGGAACGCGCAGCCCACCCGCCAGGTGGTCCTCGACGGCGTCCGGATCCCCGCCGACCGGCGTCTGGGCGCCGAGGGCGAGGGCTTCCGCATCGCCATGAACGGCCTCAACGGCGGCCGCCTCGGCATCGCGGCCTGCTCCCTCGGGGGCGCCCAGAGCGCCCTTGACCGCAGCCTCGTCCACCTCACCGACCGCGAGGCCTTCGGGGCGCGGCTGATCGACGCGCAGGCGCTGCGGTTCCGGCTGGCCGACATGGCCACCGAACTCACCGCCGCCCGCGCCCTCGTCCGTACGGCCGCCGAGGCCCTGGACCGCGGTGACCCGCAGGCGGCCCAGCTGTGCGCCATGGCCAAGCGCTTCGCCACCGACACCGGCTTCAGCGTCGCCGACCGGGCGCTGCAACTCCACGGCGGATACGGCTACCTGAGCGAATACGGCATCGAGAAGATCGTCCGCGATCTGCGGGTGCACCAGATCCTGGAAGGGACCAACGAGATCATGCGCGTCATCGTCGCCCGCGGCCTGACGGAGAA
- a CDS encoding short-chain fatty acyl-CoA regulator family protein: protein MSKTYAGARLRRLREERRMSQADLARVLAISPSYLNQMEHDSRPLTVPVLLRLTEAFGVDPGFFSERDTSRLVADLREALAGEVAEARVSASDLAELASRMPAVAKVLLDLGRRGQRLAEGLAGVADGRDGDTGGRLSPHEEIREFFYRRQNYLHDTDLAAEELARTIGIRPGEVVRALSARLADRHGVRVAGDSAAGSERLHHYAESGRVLHLSARLRPGQQAFRMATQLALLEYAEELDRLACEDFPAGSTPHALARIGIANYFAAALILPYRAFHTAAEEFRYDIERLTDHFGIGYETVCHRLSTLQRPRLRGVPFSFVRVDRAGNMSKRQSATGFHFSRAGGTCPLWNVYEAFAAPGRIHVQVAAMPDGQRYLWTARAITRHRGGWGEPGKTFAIGLGCEIRHASRLVYSDGLDLGNTAAATPIGMGCRICERLDCPQRAVPPLGRPLAIDENSSTFVPYQVADRAE, encoded by the coding sequence GTGAGCAAGACGTACGCGGGTGCGCGGCTGCGGCGGCTGCGCGAGGAGCGCCGGATGAGCCAGGCCGACCTGGCCCGGGTGCTGGCCATCTCGCCCTCCTACCTGAACCAGATGGAGCACGACTCCCGCCCGCTGACCGTGCCCGTCCTGCTGCGGCTGACCGAGGCGTTCGGCGTCGACCCCGGCTTCTTCTCGGAACGCGACACCAGCCGGCTGGTCGCCGACCTGCGCGAGGCGCTCGCCGGCGAGGTCGCCGAGGCCCGGGTCTCCGCTTCCGACCTCGCCGAGCTGGCCTCGCGGATGCCGGCCGTCGCCAAGGTGCTGCTGGACCTCGGCCGCCGCGGACAGCGGCTGGCCGAGGGCCTCGCCGGGGTGGCGGACGGCCGGGACGGGGACACCGGCGGGCGGCTGTCCCCGCACGAGGAGATCCGCGAGTTCTTCTACCGGCGCCAGAACTACCTCCACGACACCGACCTCGCCGCCGAGGAACTGGCCCGCACCATCGGGATCCGGCCCGGCGAGGTCGTCCGCGCCCTCTCCGCCCGACTGGCGGACCGGCACGGCGTACGGGTCGCGGGCGACTCGGCGGCCGGATCCGAGCGGCTGCACCACTACGCGGAGTCCGGGCGGGTGCTCCACCTCTCGGCCCGCCTGCGCCCCGGCCAGCAGGCGTTCCGGATGGCGACCCAACTCGCCCTGCTGGAGTACGCCGAGGAGCTGGACCGGCTCGCCTGCGAGGACTTCCCGGCCGGCTCCACCCCGCACGCCCTCGCCCGGATCGGCATCGCCAACTACTTCGCCGCCGCGCTGATCCTCCCGTACCGCGCCTTCCACACCGCCGCCGAGGAATTCCGCTACGACATCGAGCGGCTCACCGACCACTTCGGCATCGGCTACGAGACGGTCTGCCACCGCCTGAGCACTCTCCAACGCCCCAGGCTGCGCGGGGTTCCCTTCTCCTTCGTCCGCGTCGACCGCGCCGGGAACATGTCCAAGCGACAGTCCGCGACCGGGTTCCACTTCTCCCGCGCGGGCGGCACCTGCCCGCTGTGGAACGTGTACGAGGCCTTCGCCGCGCCCGGCCGGATCCATGTCCAGGTCGCCGCCATGCCGGACGGGCAGCGCTACCTGTGGACGGCCCGCGCCATCACCCGGCACCGCGGCGGCTGGGGCGAGCCCGGCAAGACCTTCGCGATCGGGCTGGGCTGCGAGATCCGGCACGCCTCGCGGCTCGTCTACTCCGACGGCCTCGACCTCGGCAACACCGCGGCGGCCACCCCCATCGGCATGGGCTGCCGCATCTGCGAACGCCTCGACTGCCCGCAGCGCGCCGTCCCGCCGCTCGGGCGGCCGCTGGCCATCGACGAGAACAGCAGCACCTTCGTCCCGTACCAGGTCGCCGACCGCGCGGAGTAG
- a CDS encoding CoA-acylating methylmalonate-semialdehyde dehydrogenase produces the protein MVRELTHFIGGKHTTGTSGLFADVYDPNTGAVQARVPLAGRADTEAAIANAEEAQAEWGQWNPQRRARVMLRFLQLVEGERDALARLLSAEHGKTVADAHGDLQRGLEVVEFAAGIPHLLKGEFSDNAGTGIDVHSLRGPLGVVAGITPFNFPAMIPLWKAAPALACGNAFILKPSERDPSVPLRLAELFLEAGLPPGVLNVVNGGKEAVDTLLEDPRVQALGFVGSTPIAAHIYATAAAHGKRAQCFGGAKNHMIVMPDADLDQAADALIGAGYGSAGERCMAISVAVPVGEETADALVGKLKERIAALRIGTSDDPDADFGPLVSRDALDRVNRYVGIGATELVVDGRGFTLPGHENGYFAGASLFDRVTPQMRIYREEIFGPVLCVVRAADYEEALRLPSEHPYGNGVAIFTRDGDTARDFTRRVNTGMVGVNVPIPVPVAYHTFGGWKRSGFGDLGQHGPDAIRFYTRTKTVTSRWPSGVKEGASFTIPTMG, from the coding sequence ATGGTCCGCGAGCTCACCCATTTCATCGGCGGAAAGCACACCACCGGAACGTCCGGTCTCTTCGCCGACGTGTACGACCCCAACACCGGCGCGGTACAGGCCAGGGTCCCCCTGGCCGGGCGCGCCGACACCGAGGCGGCGATCGCCAACGCCGAGGAAGCGCAGGCGGAATGGGGCCAGTGGAACCCGCAGCGCCGCGCCCGCGTCATGCTGCGCTTCCTCCAGCTCGTCGAGGGCGAACGCGACGCGCTGGCCAGGCTGTTGTCCGCCGAGCACGGCAAGACCGTCGCCGACGCGCACGGTGACCTGCAACGCGGCCTGGAGGTGGTCGAGTTCGCCGCCGGGATCCCGCACCTGCTCAAGGGGGAGTTCAGCGACAACGCCGGCACCGGCATCGACGTGCACTCGCTGCGCGGCCCGCTCGGGGTGGTCGCCGGGATCACCCCGTTCAACTTCCCCGCGATGATCCCGCTGTGGAAGGCCGCTCCCGCCCTGGCCTGCGGAAACGCCTTCATCCTCAAGCCTTCCGAGCGCGACCCCTCCGTACCGCTGCGGCTCGCCGAGCTGTTCCTGGAGGCCGGTCTGCCGCCCGGCGTGCTCAACGTTGTCAACGGCGGCAAGGAAGCCGTCGACACCCTGTTGGAGGACCCCCGCGTCCAGGCCCTCGGCTTCGTCGGCTCCACCCCGATCGCCGCGCACATCTACGCCACCGCCGCCGCGCACGGCAAGCGCGCCCAGTGCTTCGGCGGCGCCAAGAACCACATGATCGTGATGCCGGACGCCGATCTCGACCAGGCCGCCGACGCCCTGATCGGCGCCGGATACGGCTCCGCCGGCGAGCGCTGCATGGCGATCTCCGTCGCCGTCCCGGTCGGCGAGGAGACGGCCGACGCGCTGGTGGGCAAGCTCAAGGAACGCATCGCCGCCCTGCGCATCGGCACCTCCGACGACCCGGACGCCGACTTCGGGCCCCTCGTCAGCCGCGACGCCCTCGACCGGGTCAACCGCTACGTCGGCATCGGCGCCACCGAACTCGTCGTCGACGGGCGCGGATTCACCCTCCCCGGACACGAGAACGGCTACTTTGCCGGAGCCTCCCTCTTCGACCGCGTCACCCCGCAGATGCGGATCTACCGCGAGGAGATCTTCGGCCCGGTGCTGTGCGTCGTACGGGCCGCCGACTACGAGGAAGCCCTGCGGCTGCCCAGCGAGCACCCGTACGGCAACGGCGTGGCGATCTTCACCCGCGACGGCGACACCGCCCGCGACTTCACCCGCCGCGTCAACACCGGCATGGTCGGCGTCAACGTCCCCATCCCGGTCCCCGTCGCCTACCACACCTTCGGCGGCTGGAAGCGGTCCGGCTTCGGCGACCTTGGCCAGCACGGCCCCGACGCCATCCGCTTCTACACCCGCACCAAGACCGTCACCTCGCGCTGGCCCTCCGGGGTCAAGGAAGGCGCGAGCTTCACCATCCCGACGATGGGGTGA